In Spinacia oleracea cultivar Varoflay chromosome 5, BTI_SOV_V1, whole genome shotgun sequence, a single window of DNA contains:
- the LOC110776579 gene encoding uncharacterized mitochondrial protein AtMg00310-like, whose protein sequence is MSIFKIPYGLIDEIHSLLSRFWWGSREDARRLHWQSWEKLCVPKAKGGLGFRDLRCFNHALLAKQIWRLQNNTGTLLHSILKARYFKNSCVIDAYRGYDPSYSWRSMWGAKSLLRDGLAWRVGDGTNINVRDDPWIIKDGQVLSLTPIPTCDKEMRVCDLINHASGEWDLECIEALFPAKVRIIITAIPLSKRLPVDELFWRQAKDGVYTVKSGYWLAKSGDVVGNGVDGS, encoded by the coding sequence ATGAGTATCTTTAAAATTCCATATGGATTAATTGATGAAATACACTCTTTGTTGAGTCGATTTTGGTGGGGGTCTAGGGAGGATGCTCGTAGACTACATTGGCAAAGTTGGGAGAAGTTATGTGTTCCAAAAGCTAAGGGAGGTCTGGGATTTAGGGACTTACGATGCTTCAATCATGCCTTATTGGCAAAGCAAATCTGGAGATTACAAAATAATACGGGTACCCTACTACATTCTATTCTTAAAGCTAGATACTTCAAGAATTCGTGTGTTATTGATGCCTATCGTGGGTATGATCCAAGCTATTCATGGAGGAGTATGTGGGGTGCAAAGTCGTTGTTACGTGATGGTCTAGCATGGCGTGTGGGAGATGGAACAAATATAAATGTGCGGGATGATCCTTGGATTATAAAGGATGGTCAGGTGCTTTCTCTTACCCCAATACCAACGTGTGATAAGGAAATGAGAGTGTGTGACTTAATAAATCATGCTTCTGGTGAGTGGGATTTGGAGTGTATTGAGGCTTTGTTTCCTGCAAAGGTACGTATCATAATAACTGCTATACCTTTATCTAAAAGGCTCCCTGTTGATGAATTATTTTGGAGGCAAGCTAAAGATGGTGTTTACACCGTAAAATCTGGATATTGGCTAGCAAAGTCGGGTGATGTTGTAGGAAATGGCGTTGATGGAAGTTAG